A stretch of DNA from Candidatus Cloacimonadota bacterium:
CTTCGATTGTAGAGTATGCAGTAATATAAGCATTTGTCTCAATTTTATTGCGGTTTCCAACCTTACAGAAATTCTCAATCGTTACGTTCCTGCCGATAATATTCAAATCACCGATCTCCACATTTTCTCGAATGGTTGCCAGATCGGCAATAAGACAATTATTTCCTACTTTTGCCTGACAGTAAATTACAACATTCGCCCCTATCTGGCATAGATCTCCAATTTCTGCAGGACGCAAATCTTTTTTCACTTTGAAAATGCTGCGAGGAGATGATAGAGGTTTCTTGCCGATGATTGTGTTATCTTCGATACGAACTCCGTTGCCAATGGTAGTTCCTTCGTAAATTATAACATTATGTCCAATTAAACAATCCTTACCGATCTGGACATTATCCATGATGATGCAGTTAAAACCCCATTTGGAATTTCTTCCGATAACTGCTGATTCAGCAATATGCTGGCTCATCTATTCTCCCGATTTACCTTTTTAACTCTCTTACTATCTATTTAACTTAGAAATTAAACTCGAAGTCCTTTTCATCTTTAACCGGTTCGCTGTAAGAAATGCTGTCGCCTTCTGCTAAACCTTCGATTATCTCTACCTGCTGGAAATTGTTAATTCCGGTTTTCACAACAACGCTGTTGGCAATTGTATCGTTTTGCACTTTATAAACAATATCCTGATTATCATCACTGCTGAAAATCGTGCGGATTGGAACGACCAGAATATCTTTCCTCTGTTCACCAATAATTGTAATATTGGCTGTCATTCCAGGCCTTAATCTCTCATCAACGTTCAATATTTCAATCTCTACAGGAAAAACCTTCACATTGTTGTAACTGATTGCCATGGCAGCAATTTTGGTGATCTCTCCCTGGTATTTTTCATACGGATATGCATCCACCTGGATTTCTACTTTCTGATTTTTGCTGACTTTAGAAATATCAACTTCATTGATGCGGGAATTTACTACCATTCTTTCTAAGTCTGCTAAAACCACGATAACAGTTCCAGCTGTATAAGATCCGGTATTGGAAACAACCATCTCACCTTCTTCCACCGATTTTTGAATAACCGTTCCAGAAGCTGTGGAAATAATTTTTGAAACATTATCTTCTGTTTCAATTTCCTTTATAATATCGTATTGCTGAATGGCAGATTTGTAGTTTATACGAGCTTCAGCAACCACATCTTTATAGGAATCAAGTTCCTGAGAAGAAATAAAATTCTGATCAAAAAGCTTTTGTTTATCCTGCAGATCCTTCTCAGCATTTCGCAATCTTAGTTCCGATAACTCTAAAGTACTTTTTACACGTGTTATCATTTCTGCCTGGTTGTAGTCCGGTTCAATCTCGGCAATGATATCACCTTTATTTACAAAATCTCCTTCTTCTACGAAGAATTTCGTTATTTTTCCACTGATTTTCGATTTGATCTCGATTTCTTTAATTGGTTGGATCTCGCCAGTTTCTTCCAGTTTAACTGTGATCTCACCTTTTTCTACCACGTAAGATTTTACGCTGCCAGCCTGAGATTTTGCATCTTTCTGAACTGCTACTTTACCGCACCCAAAAATCGTTAACACCACAATTATTATCAAAAATATTTTTTTCATTTTAACTCCAGAATTTTATTTATACTCAACTGCATCTATCAAAATATCAATCTCTTTTCCATTTCGAATTGCTATAATTTTAATTTTATCTCCCACTGAAATATCGGTAACAGAAAGTTCAGCTTCTTCGGTATTCGTGATCTTCTGTCCATTTATGTCGATGATAATATCACCTTTTCGTAATCCAGCCTTATATGACGGTGCTCCTTCTTCTACAAAATTTACCAGTACACCATCCATTGTATCCAGTTTAAAATGTTGTGCCAGCATCGGGTTTATATCCTGAACTTTAAAACCAAACCAGA
This window harbors:
- a CDS encoding N-acetyltransferase, whose amino-acid sequence is MSQHIAESAVIGRNSKWGFNCIIMDNVQIGKDCLIGHNVIIYEGTTIGNGVRIEDNTIIGKKPLSSPRSIFKVKKDLRPAEIGDLCQIGANVVIYCQAKVGNNCLIADLATIRENVEIGDLNIIGRNVTIENFCKVGNRNKIETNAYITAYSTIEDYCFVAPAVATSNDNFMGRDKERFNHFKGVTIRKGGRIGVNATILPGKTIEEDGMVAGGSVVSKDVKKEEVWLGSPAKPKARVKEKQLLKNNLDEK
- a CDS encoding efflux RND transporter periplasmic adaptor subunit encodes the protein MKKIFLIIIVVLTIFGCGKVAVQKDAKSQAGSVKSYVVEKGEITVKLEETGEIQPIKEIEIKSKISGKITKFFVEEGDFVNKGDIIAEIEPDYNQAEMITRVKSTLELSELRLRNAEKDLQDKQKLFDQNFISSQELDSYKDVVAEARINYKSAIQQYDIIKEIETEDNVSKIISTASGTVIQKSVEEGEMVVSNTGSYTAGTVIVVLADLERMVVNSRINEVDISKVSKNQKVEIQVDAYPYEKYQGEITKIAAMAISYNNVKVFPVEIEILNVDERLRPGMTANITIIGEQRKDILVVPIRTIFSSDDNQDIVYKVQNDTIANSVVVKTGINNFQQVEIIEGLAEGDSISYSEPVKDEKDFEFNF